The following are encoded in a window of Arthrobacter sp. OAP107 genomic DNA:
- a CDS encoding restriction endonuclease produces MRHIVLDELSGGTVEKLDAESAAFLNSSGLAKATPMGMGLFRIEPVGMVGSVRTPLVQLDVRPKDRLGLSRLLFLLSYAGDQGFRDDIVAADEDAELWSALAASLVQLSERALQRGVLQGYVTVDDSLRTVKGRIRISDQISRRPGMLVPLEVSYDEFTEDIPENRILRAALDRMSRVPGVRPEVLGRLRQLKGKLDGVTRLHAGAPLPPWQANRMNLRYHAALRLAEVVLRNASAEAGEGKQRTASFVVDMGKVFEDFVGAALRRAMGAYPGEMRLQYNALLNEAVRDSDRLTVRPDAVHLLGGRPVVVYDAQYRAGTDQGASLSADHFQMLAYCTALRVPTAWLVYAGAGEVKLRRILNTDIDIVEFPLDLSRPPSEILAAVADLAEQSWGEVVRQASLGR; encoded by the coding sequence CTGCGGCACATCGTTCTGGACGAGCTGTCAGGCGGGACCGTGGAAAAGCTCGACGCCGAAAGCGCCGCCTTCCTGAACTCCAGCGGCCTGGCCAAGGCGACGCCCATGGGAATGGGGCTCTTCCGGATCGAACCCGTCGGCATGGTGGGATCCGTCCGCACCCCGCTGGTGCAGCTCGACGTGCGGCCCAAAGACCGGCTCGGGCTGAGTCGCCTGCTCTTCCTGCTGAGCTACGCCGGGGACCAGGGCTTCCGCGACGATATTGTGGCCGCCGACGAAGATGCCGAGCTGTGGAGCGCCCTCGCGGCGTCACTGGTGCAGCTCTCCGAACGCGCCCTGCAGCGCGGCGTATTGCAGGGCTACGTGACGGTTGACGACTCGCTCCGGACGGTCAAGGGCCGCATCCGCATTTCCGACCAGATCTCGCGCCGCCCCGGGATGCTCGTGCCGCTGGAGGTCTCCTACGACGAGTTCACCGAGGACATCCCGGAAAACCGCATCCTGCGCGCCGCCCTCGACCGCATGTCCCGCGTCCCGGGCGTCCGCCCGGAGGTGCTGGGCCGCCTGCGGCAGCTGAAGGGAAAGCTCGACGGCGTCACCCGCCTCCACGCCGGCGCTCCGCTTCCCCCGTGGCAGGCAAACCGGATGAACCTCCGCTACCACGCGGCGCTCCGGCTCGCCGAAGTGGTCCTGCGCAATGCCTCCGCCGAGGCGGGGGAGGGCAAACAGCGGACGGCTTCCTTCGTCGTCGACATGGGCAAGGTCTTCGAAGACTTCGTGGGCGCAGCCTTGCGCCGGGCCATGGGGGCCTATCCCGGCGAGATGCGGCTGCAGTACAACGCGCTGCTGAACGAAGCAGTCCGGGACTCGGACCGGCTAACCGTGCGCCCGGACGCCGTGCACCTGCTGGGCGGCCGGCCGGTGGTGGTGTACGACGCCCAGTACCGCGCCGGCACGGACCAGGGTGCGTCACTCTCGGCCGACCATTTCCAGATGCTGGCCTACTGCACAGCGTTGCGCGTGCCCACGGCCTGGCTGGTCTACGCCGGCGCGGGTGAGGTGAAGCTGAGGCGGATCCTCAACACCGACATCGACATCGTGGAGTTTCCGCTGGATCTGTCCCGCCCGCCGTCGGAAATCCTGGCAGCGGTGGCAGACCTGGCCGAGCAGTCCTGGGGAGAAGTGGTGCGCCAGGCAAGCCTCGGCCGTTAA
- a CDS encoding AAA family ATPase yields the protein MTPAPKPAMHRALGVSKEIEDAAWFVLGAGLQGRPSALDGRTQTWTAEAAAELLERLERGVADAKAPMMTNLRHNLADASPSAKQLAVELLFLQSLPLAHEVKSLKVKRARVAEAASWLEPPLELPEELYKGMTDHGVIRDRTAEFNWTIWDHLKWLCRFVQNVDRQSTAEIGKALKDPLAFHLLAARTPDDQPAIRRSIEYLAWPSYFEPVVADIERQEIRDAFASLVGGAKGDSEEEITADIRRIRLHLDEQAGQRIDWYARQLVSQWRKVGDPGRRAWLLRTHHDNAELLSAWQAEEKVTLDVEHLRLLDAGVTAGLVQHAVDEDYKHLGYVEREDTKTAVFAFLTVMKPGDLALYQNAGAVRIGVVLGEPDHNGDNRRMRRKVRWFDEAHPVTDLPRHIQRQLATPGIVVDVTRVVQALQALLPAEAETEPDADTSPATVALPVLGGFRPVTREFADSLHMEVEPLQEIADLLEENRQLVLYGPPGTGKTYLAKHLAAELAQDSTDERVKLVQFHPSYAYEDFFEGYRPDKTDEGQVSFKLVAGPLRRLAEEAAKPGNESKPYFLIIDEMNRANLAKVFGELYFLLEYRDDRIYLQYSPNEPFTLPDNLYIIGTMNTADRSIAMMDAAIRRRFAFIELHPQTEPVKGSLLRFLEARQLDTTPALLLDALNQAIDEWDRDLMIGPSYFMKKAAQTPAGLRRIWKYELMPLLEEHYHGQLNRAQLEERFGLDQLLGRLAAR from the coding sequence ATGACCCCCGCCCCAAAGCCTGCCATGCACCGCGCCCTCGGAGTCTCCAAAGAGATCGAGGACGCCGCATGGTTCGTGCTCGGCGCGGGGCTGCAGGGCAGACCGTCGGCGCTGGACGGCCGCACACAGACGTGGACGGCAGAGGCTGCGGCGGAACTGCTGGAACGGCTGGAGCGGGGAGTCGCGGATGCCAAGGCGCCCATGATGACCAACCTGCGGCACAACCTGGCGGACGCGTCTCCTTCGGCGAAGCAGTTGGCCGTGGAGCTCCTTTTCCTGCAGTCCTTGCCGCTGGCGCACGAGGTCAAGTCGCTCAAGGTCAAGCGTGCCCGCGTCGCCGAGGCGGCGTCCTGGCTGGAGCCGCCGCTGGAGCTCCCGGAGGAGCTCTACAAGGGCATGACCGACCACGGCGTCATCCGCGACCGGACTGCCGAGTTCAACTGGACCATCTGGGACCACTTGAAATGGCTGTGCCGGTTCGTCCAGAACGTCGACCGGCAGTCCACGGCCGAAATCGGCAAGGCCCTGAAGGATCCGCTGGCTTTCCACCTGCTCGCGGCGCGAACCCCCGACGACCAGCCGGCCATCCGCCGCAGCATTGAATACCTCGCGTGGCCCAGCTACTTCGAGCCGGTGGTGGCGGACATCGAACGCCAGGAGATCCGGGACGCCTTCGCGTCCCTGGTTGGCGGGGCGAAGGGGGACAGCGAGGAGGAAATCACCGCTGACATCCGGCGCATCCGCCTGCACCTGGATGAACAGGCCGGCCAGCGCATCGACTGGTACGCCCGGCAGCTGGTGAGCCAGTGGCGGAAGGTCGGGGACCCGGGCCGCCGCGCCTGGCTGCTGCGCACCCACCACGACAACGCCGAACTCCTGTCTGCCTGGCAGGCAGAGGAGAAGGTGACGCTCGACGTCGAACATCTCCGCCTGCTCGACGCCGGCGTTACCGCCGGGCTGGTCCAGCACGCCGTCGATGAGGACTACAAGCACCTCGGCTACGTGGAGCGGGAGGACACCAAGACCGCCGTGTTCGCCTTCCTCACCGTCATGAAGCCCGGGGACCTCGCGCTGTACCAGAACGCCGGAGCCGTTCGGATCGGCGTCGTGCTTGGGGAGCCCGACCACAACGGGGACAACCGGCGGATGCGCCGCAAGGTGCGCTGGTTCGACGAAGCCCACCCCGTGACCGACCTGCCGCGGCACATCCAGCGCCAGCTGGCCACCCCGGGCATCGTCGTCGACGTCACCCGGGTGGTGCAGGCCCTGCAGGCGCTGCTGCCCGCCGAGGCGGAAACCGAGCCCGACGCCGATACGTCACCGGCCACCGTCGCCCTCCCCGTGCTGGGCGGCTTCCGCCCGGTGACGCGGGAGTTCGCGGACTCCCTCCACATGGAGGTGGAGCCGCTGCAGGAGATCGCCGACTTGCTCGAGGAGAACCGGCAGCTGGTGCTGTACGGCCCGCCGGGAACCGGCAAGACCTACCTCGCCAAGCACCTCGCGGCTGAGCTGGCGCAGGACAGCACCGACGAGCGGGTGAAGCTCGTCCAATTCCACCCGTCCTATGCCTACGAGGATTTCTTCGAGGGATACCGGCCGGACAAGACAGACGAGGGCCAGGTCTCCTTCAAGCTCGTGGCCGGGCCGCTGCGCCGTCTCGCGGAGGAGGCGGCGAAGCCGGGCAACGAGTCGAAGCCGTACTTCCTGATCATCGACGAGATGAACCGCGCCAACCTGGCCAAGGTGTTCGGCGAGCTGTACTTCCTGCTGGAATACCGCGATGACCGGATCTACCTGCAGTACAGCCCCAACGAGCCGTTCACGCTCCCGGACAACCTGTACATCATCGGCACCATGAACACCGCGGACCGGTCCATCGCCATGATGGACGCGGCCATCCGCCGCCGCTTCGCCTTCATCGAACTGCACCCGCAGACGGAGCCGGTGAAGGGCTCGCTGCTGAGGTTCCTGGAGGCCCGGCAGCTGGACACCACGCCGGCGCTGCTGCTGGACGCGCTCAACCAGGCCATCGACGAATGGGACCGCGACCTCATGATCGGGCCGTCCTACTTCATGAAGAAGGCGGCGCAGACTCCCGCCGGCCTGCGCCGGATCTGGAAGTACGAGCTCATGCCGTTGCTTGAGGAGCACTACCACGGGCAGCTGAACCGGGCCCAGCTGGAAGAACGCTTCGGGCTGGACCAGCTGCTGGGACGCCTTGCGGCTCGCTAG
- a CDS encoding acyl-CoA thioesterase, translated as MRWGDMDAYGHINNVEIVRMLEEARIAAFGPPAGAGLPGIDPHVSLFNDVPKGTMALVVDHRIRYVKTLEYRNVPAAVQVWVGAVKGASFDIHYLVQDPVTGDDCVKASSHLAFVDEATGRVLRLTPKQKQLLEPFKERKEH; from the coding sequence ATGCGCTGGGGGGACATGGACGCCTACGGGCACATCAACAACGTCGAGATCGTCCGCATGCTGGAGGAGGCGCGCATCGCGGCCTTCGGCCCGCCCGCTGGTGCCGGGCTGCCCGGGATCGATCCCCACGTGTCGCTGTTCAACGACGTTCCCAAGGGCACCATGGCGCTCGTGGTGGACCACCGGATCCGGTACGTGAAGACCCTCGAATACCGCAACGTCCCCGCGGCGGTCCAGGTGTGGGTGGGCGCCGTCAAGGGCGCGAGCTTCGACATTCACTACCTTGTGCAGGACCCCGTTACTGGCGACGATTGTGTGAAGGCCTCAAGCCATTTGGCCTTCGTCGATGAAGCCACCGGAAGGGTGCTGAGGCTGACTCCGAAGCAGAAGCAGCTGCTGGAGCCCTTCAAAGAGCGCAAGGAGCATTGA
- a CDS encoding ABC transporter ATP-binding protein, producing the protein MLVTLIRRYSKPYLPYILAVIAFQLASTIAALYLPSLNAQIIDEGVSRGDTDFIWRTGAVMLLVAFLQVGTAIAGVYFGSKTAMAVGRDLRRGVFRKVTSFSAKDVNAFGAPTLITRGTNDVQQVQMLVLMGLNFMVSTPIMCIGGIIMALREDINLSWLVWVAVPILIVVVGYIVVRLMPLFRSMQKKIDRINEVLREQIIGIRVVRAFVREPYETDRFGQANKELTDVSLRIGALFVLMFPAIGMILHLSTAAVLWFGGQRVDSGDMQVGSLTAFLQYLLQILMAVMMGTFMAMMIPRASVCADRIGEVLDVEPSIHDPQQPVTPGQLEGVVEYRNVTFAYPGAEAPVLSNISFTALPGETVAIIGSTGAGKTSLLSLLPRLYDVANGEVLLDGVPVGQLDREEITKRVALVPQRPYLFSGTIEHNLRFGKPEASDDELWDALHVAQGDGFVKEKKNGLASRIAQGGTNVSGGQRQRLCIARALVTRPKVYLFDDSFSALDVATDARLRAALKRTTADATVIIVAQRISTITEADQILVLDNGRIVDRGTHEELLETSPTYQEIVESQLSVEEVA; encoded by the coding sequence ATGCTCGTCACCCTCATACGGCGTTATTCCAAACCGTATTTGCCGTACATCCTGGCTGTCATCGCATTCCAGCTGGCATCCACCATTGCGGCGCTCTATCTGCCCAGCCTCAACGCCCAGATCATTGACGAAGGCGTTTCCCGCGGCGACACCGATTTCATCTGGCGCACCGGCGCCGTCATGCTCCTCGTGGCCTTCCTCCAGGTGGGCACCGCCATCGCCGGCGTCTACTTCGGATCGAAGACCGCCATGGCCGTTGGCCGAGACCTCCGCCGCGGCGTTTTCCGCAAGGTGACCAGCTTCTCGGCCAAGGATGTCAACGCATTCGGTGCGCCCACTCTGATCACCCGCGGCACGAACGACGTCCAGCAGGTCCAGATGCTGGTGCTGATGGGCCTGAACTTCATGGTGTCCACGCCGATCATGTGCATCGGCGGCATCATCATGGCCCTGCGCGAGGACATCAACCTGTCCTGGCTGGTCTGGGTCGCGGTCCCCATCCTCATTGTGGTGGTGGGCTACATCGTGGTGCGCCTCATGCCGCTGTTCCGCTCCATGCAGAAGAAGATCGACCGCATCAACGAGGTCCTGCGCGAGCAGATCATCGGCATCCGCGTGGTCCGCGCCTTTGTGCGGGAACCGTACGAAACGGACCGCTTCGGCCAGGCCAACAAGGAACTGACGGACGTATCGCTCAGGATCGGCGCGCTTTTCGTCCTGATGTTCCCCGCCATCGGCATGATTCTGCACCTGTCCACCGCCGCCGTGCTCTGGTTCGGCGGCCAGCGCGTGGACTCCGGCGACATGCAGGTCGGCTCCCTGACAGCATTCCTGCAGTACCTGCTCCAGATCCTCATGGCGGTGATGATGGGCACGTTCATGGCCATGATGATCCCGCGCGCGTCCGTCTGCGCGGACCGCATTGGCGAGGTGCTCGACGTCGAACCGTCCATCCACGACCCCCAGCAGCCGGTCACGCCGGGGCAGCTGGAAGGCGTGGTGGAGTACCGCAACGTCACCTTCGCCTATCCCGGAGCCGAGGCCCCGGTCCTAAGCAACATCAGCTTCACCGCCCTGCCGGGGGAAACCGTGGCCATCATCGGCTCCACCGGTGCCGGCAAGACCTCCCTGCTGTCACTGCTGCCGCGGCTCTACGACGTGGCCAACGGCGAGGTCCTGCTGGACGGCGTCCCCGTCGGCCAGCTCGACCGGGAGGAAATCACCAAACGCGTTGCCCTGGTTCCGCAGCGGCCCTACCTGTTCTCCGGAACCATTGAGCACAACCTCCGCTTTGGAAAGCCGGAGGCTTCCGACGACGAGCTTTGGGATGCGCTGCATGTGGCCCAGGGCGACGGTTTCGTGAAGGAAAAGAAAAACGGGCTCGCGTCGCGCATCGCCCAGGGCGGCACCAACGTGTCCGGCGGCCAGCGCCAGCGCCTGTGCATCGCGCGGGCCCTGGTCACCAGGCCCAAGGTCTACCTGTTCGACGACTCCTTCTCCGCGTTGGACGTCGCCACCGACGCACGGCTGCGTGCCGCGCTCAAGCGCACCACCGCCGACGCCACTGTCATCATCGTCGCGCAGCGCATCTCCACCATCACGGAGGCGGACCAGATCCTGGTGCTGGACAACGGCAGGATCGTGGACCGCGGCACGCACGAGGAGCTCCTCGAAACATCGCCCACCTACCAGGAAATTGTTGAGTCCCAGCTGAGCGTGGAGGAAGTGGCATGA
- a CDS encoding MFS transporter, which yields MTHRQIMEALTGLLAAFFTAILSSTIVANALPTIMSELKGTQTDFAWVITAALLANAATTPIWGKLADLFDKKVLVQLSIVIFVAGSVMAGLSQTIPLLLTARVVQGIAMGGLTALAQAIIGSMIPPRDRGKYSGYMGAVMAVGTAGGPLLGGFIVDSPLGWRWTFFVCVPLAVVALILLQITLKIQHVKRPAKIDWLGSILLTTGVSLLLIWVSFAGNPDYYDWWSWQSALMVGGGVVLLALLVVVESKVEQPIIPLKIISERTTALAIWASVAVGVAMFGSSTFLGQYFQVARGATPTEAGLLTLPMIAGNLIGSVLSGQLISRTGKWKRYLVAGSVLLIGGLGLAGTMDHTTELWQSGVFTAILGLGLGMLMQNLVLAVQNTVSARDIGTASASVAFFRSVGGAIGVSVLGAIMSNRVKELAVQGLADAGIKAGSGSAGASLDLADMPAPIRDIMRAAYGDATAEIFLIAGAIAVVALIAVLLIKEQPLRRTVDIRPDAAAAAGAESAPGSGQAGTDYSDDDFEREFAEVLTRQLADDAKAPAYPGRQRTAEPVMPMNEPPARARTMLAEMHNNKPADLVPLIQETQGLLAEQQLQLAAALTAVARQAEQQRILAEEQARVSAELKALSRRLAKERKLQSAAAHYIASHGKHRGE from the coding sequence ATGACGCACCGGCAGATCATGGAGGCCCTGACCGGGCTGCTCGCGGCCTTCTTCACCGCGATCCTCAGCAGCACCATCGTGGCCAACGCGCTGCCCACCATCATGTCCGAGCTCAAGGGCACGCAGACGGACTTCGCGTGGGTCATCACCGCGGCACTGCTCGCCAACGCGGCCACTACTCCGATCTGGGGCAAGCTCGCTGACCTGTTCGACAAGAAGGTCCTGGTCCAGCTCAGCATTGTGATCTTCGTGGCGGGCTCGGTGATGGCCGGCCTGTCCCAGACCATCCCCCTGCTGCTGACGGCCCGCGTTGTCCAGGGCATCGCCATGGGCGGCCTGACGGCGCTGGCCCAGGCGATCATCGGCTCCATGATCCCGCCCCGCGACCGCGGAAAGTACTCCGGCTACATGGGCGCCGTCATGGCCGTCGGCACGGCCGGCGGGCCGCTGCTTGGCGGTTTCATCGTTGACAGCCCGCTCGGCTGGCGCTGGACGTTCTTCGTCTGCGTGCCGCTCGCCGTCGTGGCCCTGATCCTGCTGCAGATCACCCTCAAGATCCAGCACGTCAAGCGGCCTGCCAAGATCGACTGGCTCGGCTCCATCCTCCTCACCACGGGTGTCAGCCTGCTCCTCATCTGGGTGTCATTCGCCGGCAACCCCGACTACTACGACTGGTGGTCCTGGCAGTCGGCACTGATGGTGGGCGGCGGCGTCGTTCTTTTGGCGCTGCTCGTGGTGGTGGAATCCAAGGTTGAACAGCCCATCATCCCGCTGAAGATCATCTCTGAGCGCACCACCGCCCTGGCCATCTGGGCCTCGGTCGCTGTGGGCGTGGCGATGTTCGGCTCCTCGACCTTCCTCGGCCAGTACTTCCAGGTGGCACGCGGCGCAACACCCACCGAGGCGGGACTCCTGACCCTGCCCATGATCGCCGGCAACCTGATCGGCTCTGTGCTTTCCGGCCAGCTCATCAGCCGCACCGGCAAGTGGAAGCGCTACCTGGTTGCCGGCTCGGTCCTGCTGATCGGCGGGCTGGGTCTCGCCGGCACCATGGACCACACCACCGAACTGTGGCAGTCCGGCGTCTTCACGGCGATCCTGGGCCTCGGGCTCGGCATGCTCATGCAGAACCTCGTCCTTGCTGTACAGAACACCGTCAGCGCCAGGGACATCGGCACGGCCAGCGCTTCCGTGGCATTCTTCCGCTCCGTGGGCGGCGCGATCGGCGTATCCGTACTGGGCGCGATCATGAGCAACCGGGTCAAGGAACTTGCCGTCCAAGGCCTCGCCGACGCCGGCATCAAGGCAGGTTCCGGCTCGGCCGGCGCGAGCCTCGACCTGGCCGACATGCCAGCCCCGATCCGCGACATCATGCGGGCCGCTTACGGTGATGCCACCGCAGAGATCTTCCTGATCGCCGGCGCCATCGCGGTTGTTGCCCTCATTGCGGTGCTCCTGATCAAGGAACAGCCGCTGCGCAGGACCGTTGACATCCGGCCCGACGCCGCTGCCGCAGCCGGCGCCGAGTCCGCACCAGGTTCCGGCCAGGCCGGCACGGACTATTCCGACGACGACTTCGAGCGTGAGTTCGCCGAAGTGCTGACCCGCCAGCTGGCCGACGACGCCAAGGCGCCGGCCTACCCCGGCCGGCAGCGGACGGCGGAACCGGTCATGCCGATGAACGAACCGCCGGCGCGGGCCCGGACCATGCTGGCTGAGATGCACAATAACAAGCCGGCCGACCTGGTGCCGCTCATCCAGGAAACCCAGGGGCTTCTCGCGGAGCAACAGCTTCAGCTGGCCGCGGCACTGACCGCCGTCGCCCGGCAGGCTGAGCAGCAGCGGATCCTCGCTGAGGAGCAGGCCCGGGTCAGCGCCGAACTGAAGGCACTGAGCCGGAGGCTGGCCAAGGAGCGCAAACTCCAGAGCGCCGCCGCGCACTACATCGCCTCCCACGGCAAGCACCGCGGCGAGTAG
- a CDS encoding MarR family transcriptional regulator produces MAVEPNTAAELVRQIFDLQRAVRCVAISNSRGLEAGIALQGVLRFVGERESRATHLAARLGVSAPVLSRHIAELEELGLVHRRPDPDDGRAQLVALTDAGRAKLVEIEEHRVATLQEFLQDWSQQDAEETAKVLSKLAESLRESARATTAGPIATTTKRKEQFIG; encoded by the coding sequence ATGGCAGTTGAGCCAAACACCGCGGCCGAGCTCGTGCGGCAGATCTTCGACCTCCAGCGCGCCGTCCGGTGCGTCGCCATCTCGAACTCGCGCGGCCTGGAAGCGGGGATCGCGCTGCAGGGTGTCCTCCGGTTTGTGGGGGAGAGGGAATCCCGCGCCACCCACCTCGCCGCGAGGCTGGGCGTCAGCGCTCCCGTCCTGAGCCGGCACATCGCGGAGCTTGAGGAGCTCGGGCTGGTCCACCGCCGGCCCGACCCCGACGACGGCAGGGCGCAGCTGGTGGCCCTCACCGACGCGGGCCGCGCCAAGCTCGTCGAGATTGAGGAGCACCGCGTGGCCACGCTGCAGGAATTTTTGCAGGACTGGAGCCAGCAGGACGCCGAGGAGACGGCGAAAGTACTCTCCAAACTCGCGGAATCCCTCCGGGAATCCGCCCGGGCAACGACGGCCGGCCCAATCGCAACCACCACCAAACGCAAGGAGCAGTTCATTGGCTAG
- a CDS encoding thiamine pyrophosphate-binding protein produces the protein MTAVESGAASAPAGASAPVGADAGAGVRNGGDLVVETLEALGAKTVFGIPGQHALGLFDAMGRGNLKFVSSRVENNSAFAADGYSRATGEVGVLFLSTGPGALTSLAGLQEAYATGVPMVVVASQIPLEGLGARRKGMLHQLDDQKASAANVTKSQRLIQHASGIPSAIQDAWTEAISSPQGPVWLEVPQNVLLDPIMVPPVEDALAEAADNPPRVELVREAVKWLSRAERPAIIAGGGTRRGRAEKSLLSIAEKLRAPVICTPGGNGAFPWNHELSLQSWIEDRHMTDVLEDADVLVVIGSSLGEVTSNYFTFEPRGRIIQIDAEPRVLESNRPGLGIRADAGQALAALDASLVVPADVRPDWHGTSPEDLVRESLRKVKERLESQDLAKELKFMADIREAVPADMQTFWDMTISAYWGWSCWDAREGQFHSAQGAGGLGYGFPAAIGGAVGLETVGKSAASARVLAVSGDGSAMYSIAELATAKQHNVPVTWLIVDDGGYGILREYMVGAFGKATATELARPDFVKLAESFGVPATRVAPENVGDALKAGFAADGPNVVVVETLLKMFAPTHLDN, from the coding sequence GTGACAGCCGTCGAGTCCGGCGCGGCATCGGCTCCCGCTGGGGCGTCTGCTCCTGTTGGGGCAGACGCCGGGGCCGGTGTCCGCAACGGCGGGGATCTCGTCGTCGAAACCCTCGAAGCGCTCGGCGCCAAAACCGTGTTCGGCATCCCCGGCCAGCATGCGCTGGGCCTCTTCGACGCGATGGGCCGGGGCAACCTGAAGTTCGTGTCCTCCCGCGTGGAGAACAACAGCGCCTTCGCGGCGGACGGGTATTCGCGGGCCACGGGGGAGGTGGGCGTGCTGTTCCTGTCCACCGGACCGGGCGCGCTGACATCGCTCGCCGGACTGCAGGAAGCGTACGCCACCGGCGTGCCCATGGTGGTGGTGGCCAGCCAGATCCCGCTCGAGGGCCTGGGGGCCCGCCGGAAAGGCATGCTGCACCAGCTGGATGACCAGAAGGCATCGGCCGCGAATGTCACCAAGAGCCAGCGCCTGATCCAGCACGCCTCCGGCATTCCGTCCGCCATCCAGGACGCCTGGACCGAGGCAATCTCCTCGCCCCAGGGTCCCGTGTGGCTGGAAGTCCCGCAGAATGTGCTGCTGGACCCCATCATGGTGCCGCCCGTCGAGGATGCTCTGGCCGAAGCGGCGGACAACCCGCCGCGCGTCGAGCTTGTCCGCGAAGCCGTGAAATGGCTGTCGAGGGCGGAGCGTCCCGCCATCATTGCCGGCGGCGGTACCCGCCGGGGCCGGGCGGAAAAGTCGCTGCTCTCGATCGCGGAAAAACTGCGGGCACCGGTCATCTGCACGCCCGGCGGCAACGGGGCCTTCCCGTGGAACCACGAGCTGTCGCTGCAGTCGTGGATCGAGGACCGGCACATGACTGACGTCCTGGAGGACGCCGACGTCCTGGTGGTCATCGGCTCCTCGCTCGGCGAGGTCACGTCCAACTACTTCACGTTCGAGCCGCGCGGCCGGATCATCCAGATCGACGCCGAACCCCGGGTTTTGGAGTCCAACCGGCCCGGCCTGGGGATCCGCGCCGACGCCGGCCAGGCGCTCGCTGCCCTCGACGCTTCGCTGGTGGTCCCCGCTGATGTCCGTCCCGACTGGCACGGAACCTCGCCGGAGGACCTTGTCCGGGAGTCGCTGCGGAAGGTCAAGGAGCGGCTGGAATCGCAAGACCTCGCCAAGGAACTGAAGTTCATGGCTGATATCCGCGAGGCCGTTCCGGCGGACATGCAGACGTTCTGGGACATGACCATCTCGGCGTACTGGGGCTGGAGCTGCTGGGACGCCCGCGAGGGCCAGTTCCATTCCGCCCAAGGCGCCGGCGGCCTGGGCTACGGCTTCCCGGCGGCAATCGGCGGAGCCGTGGGCCTGGAGACCGTGGGCAAGTCCGCGGCGTCGGCCCGGGTGCTCGCTGTGTCCGGCGACGGCTCGGCCATGTACTCCATCGCCGAACTCGCCACGGCCAAGCAGCACAACGTGCCCGTCACCTGGCTGATCGTGGACGACGGCGGCTACGGCATCCTGCGCGAATACATGGTGGGCGCGTTCGGCAAGGCTACCGCCACCGAACTCGCCCGGCCGGACTTCGTCAAGCTGGCCGAATCCTTCGGTGTGCCGGCCACCCGGGTCGCACCCGAAAACGTGGGGGACGCACTCAAGGCGGGCTTCGCCGCGGACGGCCCGAACGTCGTCGTGGTGGAAACGCTGCTGAAGATGTTCGCCCCCACCCACCTGGACAACTAA
- the speB gene encoding agmatinase codes for MEELRIEANGNLGPIDSSRIPRYAGAATYARLPRLDQVAKSDITVVGVPFDSGVSYRPGARFGANHVREASRLLRPYNPAWDVSPFENCQVADAGDMAVNPFNINEAIETIQQNALDLTAGGSKLLTLGGDHTIALPLLRAAAERAGGPIAMLHFDAHLDTWDTYFGAEYTHGTPFRRAVEEGILDTEAISHIGTRGPLYGKKDLDDDHRFGFGIVTSADVYYQGVLETVAKVRDRIGDRPLYISVDIDVLDPAHAPGTGTPEAGGITSRELLEIIRGFRGMNLVGADVVEVAPAYDHAEITGVAASHVAYELVTLMADNTVAGDRFGAETGYAAQALGREARRPAGFAAASPAPADNGAVRAAVGEYSQ; via the coding sequence TTGGAAGAGCTGCGCATCGAAGCCAATGGCAACCTTGGCCCCATCGATTCATCCCGTATTCCCCGCTACGCCGGGGCCGCAACCTATGCCCGCCTGCCGCGCCTGGACCAGGTGGCCAAGTCTGACATCACCGTGGTGGGCGTGCCCTTTGATTCGGGCGTCTCCTACCGCCCCGGCGCCCGCTTCGGCGCCAACCACGTCCGCGAGGCCAGCCGGCTGCTCCGCCCGTACAACCCGGCGTGGGACGTCAGCCCGTTCGAGAACTGCCAGGTTGCCGACGCCGGCGACATGGCCGTGAACCCGTTCAACATTAACGAGGCGATCGAGACCATCCAGCAGAACGCCCTCGACCTGACGGCTGGAGGCAGCAAGCTGCTCACCCTGGGCGGCGACCACACCATCGCGCTGCCGCTCCTGCGCGCCGCCGCCGAGCGCGCCGGCGGCCCCATCGCCATGCTGCACTTCGACGCCCACCTGGACACCTGGGACACCTACTTCGGCGCCGAGTACACCCACGGCACGCCGTTCCGCCGTGCCGTGGAGGAGGGCATCCTGGACACGGAGGCCATCAGCCACATCGGCACCCGCGGCCCGCTGTATGGGAAGAAGGATCTCGATGACGACCACCGCTTCGGGTTCGGCATCGTCACCTCCGCTGACGTTTACTACCAGGGCGTCCTCGAGACTGTTGCCAAGGTCCGGGACCGGATCGGTGACCGTCCGCTGTACATTTCGGTGGACATCGATGTCCTGGATCCCGCCCACGCTCCCGGCACCGGCACACCGGAAGCCGGCGGCATCACCAGCCGTGAGCTGCTGGAGATCATCCGCGGCTTCCGCGGCATGAACCTCGTCGGCGCCGACGTCGTCGAAGTTGCCCCGGCCTACGACCATGCCGAGATCACCGGCGTTGCCGCCAGCCACGTGGCCTACGAGCTCGTCACCCTCATGGCGGACAACACGGTCGCCGGGGACCGCTTCGGTGCCGAGACCGGCTACGCCGCCCAGGCGCTGGGCCGGGAAGCCCGCCGTCCGGCAGGGTTCGCGGCAGCCTCGCCCGCACCGGCCGACAATGGCGCTGTCCGTGCCGCCGTGGGGGAGTACTCCCAGTGA